A single Candoia aspera isolate rCanAsp1 chromosome 7, rCanAsp1.hap2, whole genome shotgun sequence DNA region contains:
- the GPR22 gene encoding G-protein coupled receptor 22 — MCFSSFPEANMPSESNITVRDAISDVDPNMYQPLSYPLSFQVSLTGFLMLEIVLGLGSNLTVLVLYCMKSNLINSVSNIITMNLHVLDVIICVGCIPLTIVILLLPLENNSALICCFHEACVSFASVSTAINVFAITLDRYDISVKPANRILTMGRAVILMTSIWIVSFFSFLIPFIEVNFFSFHSANTWENKTLLCVSANEYHTELGMYYHLLVQIPIFFFTVVVMLITYSKILQALNIRIGTRFSTGQKKKAKKKTISLATQQETTDASQGSGGRNVVFGVRTSVSVIIALRRAVKRHRERRERQKRVFRMSLLIISTFLLCWTPITVLNTIILCLGPSDLLVKLRLCFLVMAYGTTIFHPLLYAFTRQKFQKVLKSKMKKRVVSIVEADPIPNSAVIHNSWIEPKRNKAITFEDNEARQKCLVPQVVTD, encoded by the coding sequence ATgtgtttctcttccttcccagaAGCCAACATGCCGTCTGAATCTAACATTACAGTTCGAGATGCAATCAGTGACGTTGACCCCAATATGTACCAGCCACTGTCTTACCCATTAAGCTTTCAAGTTTCTCTCACTGGATTTCTGATGCTAGAAATTGTTCTAGGACTTGGCAGCAACCTCACTGTATTAGTACTTTATTGTATGAAATCCAATTTAATCAACTCTGTCAGTAATATTATTACAATGAACCTTCATGTTCTTGATGTAATAATTTGTGTGGGATGTATTCCTCTGACCATCGTTATTCTTCTGCTCCCGCTGGAGAATAATTCTGCACTGATCTGCTGCTTCCATGAGGCTTGTGTGTCCTTTGCCAGCGTTTCCACTGCAATCAACGTCTTTGCAATCACTTTGGACCGATACGATATCTCTGTGAAACCTGCAAATCGGATCTTGACTATGGGAAGGGCTGTAATACTCATGACATCAATCTggattgtttcttttttctcattcttgATTCCATTTATTGAAGTAAACTTCTTCAGTTTTCACAGTGCCAACACTTGGGAAAATAAGACGCTTCTGTGTGTCAGTGCCAATGAATACCACACAGAACTGGGCATGTACTATCATCTTTTGGTACAAATTCCCATCTTCTTCTTCACTGTCGTAGTGATGCTTATTACATACAGCAAAATACTGCAGGCGCTTAATATCCGAATAGGCACAAGATTTTCCACAggacagaagaagaaagccaaaaaGAAGACCATTTCCTTGGCTACACAACAGGAAACGACTGACGCATCACAAGGCAGCGGAGGGAGAAATGTAGTCTTTGGTGTTAGGACTTCTGTTTCTGTTATAATTGCTCTACGGCGGGCTGTAAAGCGGCATCGTGAACGACGGGAAAGACAGAAGAGAGTCTTCCGAATGTCGCTGTTAATCATTTCAACTTTTCTTCTCTGTTGGACACCAATCACAGTTTTAAACACTATCATTTTATGTTTGGGCCCAAGTGACCTTTTGGTAAAGTTGAGACTGTGTTTTCTAGTCATGGCATATGGAACTACCATCTTTCACCCTCTACTGTATGCCTTCACCAGACAGAAATTTCAGAAAGTTctgaaaagtaaaatgaaaaaacGAGTTGTTTCAATTGTGGAGGCGGACCCAATTCCAAATAGTGCTGTTATACACAACTCATGGATTGAGCCTAAGAGAAACAAGGCCATCACTTTTGAAGACAATGAAGCAAGACAGAAGTGTTTAGTACCTCAAGTTGTCACAGACTAG